In Haloarcula limicola, the genomic stretch CGACAGATACGCAATGAGACAGTCGAGCCGGTCTACCGGCTATAGAAGGGGATGAGAGCTACGAGTGAGCGATGTTGAGTTCGAGTTCGTTCGCGGCCCCGAGCAACAGGTCGGGCAGTTCCGTCTCGAACCGCTCGCCCTTCAGTCGGTGAGAGGGGCCCGTGACGCTGAGTCCGCCGATGACGTCATCGTTCGAATCACAGATGGCGACGCCGACGGCGTGTGTCCCCTGCAGGGACTCGTTGCGGTTGAAGGCGTATCCGCGGTCGCGGATCTCGTCGAGTTCCCGCAACAGCTCGTCCGGGTCCGTTATCGTGTGCTCGGTCATCGGCTCGAAGTCCATCAGTTCGACCATTTCGAACAGCTCCGATTCCGGGAGCTCCGCGAGGATCGCTTTCCCCGCAGACGCGGCGTAGAGGGGGATTCGGCTCCCGATTCCCGGGTCGGTGTGGACCGCGTGGGTTCCGACCGACCGGGCGAGATACACCGCCTCGCCGTGTTCCTCGACGAAGAACTGCGCGCGCTCGCCCGTCTCGCTGGCGATCTCCTCGACCTTGTCGCGGACGAGTTTGTACCCGCAGTAGCTGTTCCGCGCGGTCACGCCGATGTCCAGAAAGCGGAGCCCCACCCGATAGCCGTCGTCTCGCTCGACGACGTATCCGAGGTGTTCGAGCGTCCGCAGATGGCGGTGAATCGTGCTCTTCGCGTAGTCGAGTTCGGCCGCCATCTCCGGGAGCGTCGTCCCCTCCTCCTCCTTGACGAACTGCACGACGTCGAACAGCGTCTGGGCCGTCTTGACCGAGTCGGGCAGTTCGTCGCCGGCTTGCATTCCCATACGCGGTCAATGTATCCTCGACAATAAAAAGTGTTCGACGACTTCGAACGGGGGCGGGCGGTCGCGGACTCGCCTCGCGCGGCGGTCGTACCGCTACCGGGCGGCCGACTGATAGTCAGATTTAATTCGCTCAGTCGAGTGGTCGGACCCGTGGCATCGCTCTCATCTATCGCCGGGACCGACGCGGGCGTCATCCGCGAACGCCCCTTTCAGTTGCTGTTCCTCACGAACATGCTCCCGCCGCTCGGGACCGCACTTCTCTCCCCGGTGCTGAACTCGCTCGTCGAGCCGCTCGGCGCGACGCCGGCGAACATCGGGCTGATGATGTCGGCGTTCACCGCGCCCGCCGTCGTCGTCATCCCGATCACCGGCGTCCTCGCCGACCGGTACGGACGACGACCCGTCATCCTCTTCGGACTCCTCTGGTTCGGTATCACCGGCACGGCCATCTCGCTCGTTTCGACGTTCGAGGCCGCCCTGCTCTTGCGGTTCTGTCAGGGGTTCGGCTTCGCCGCGCTCACGCCGGTCATCATCACCAGCATCGGCGACCTCTACTCGGGGACGAAGGAGGCGACGGCACAGGGCTTTCGCTTCACCGGGTCCGGCATCACCCAGACGGTCTTCCCGCTCACCGCCGGGCTGCTGGTCGGTCTCGCGTGGCAGTACCCGTTCCTCCTGTACGCCATCGCGTTCCCCATCGCCGCCGTCGTCTACGTCTGGTTCGAGGAGCCGATCGACTCGGACGCCGACACCGACGACGGACGGCCGCTCAAGGCGCAGCTCGCCGACCTCTGGACGCTCGTCTCGCACAGGCGAGCGTGGACGATGGTCGTCGCCCGCGGCTCGGCCAACCTCGTGTGGTTTGGCTTCCTCACCTACAACTCCATCGTCGTCGTCGACGGCCTCGGCGGGACGCCGGCGCAGGCGGGCGTGCTCGCGGCCCTCGCCAGCACCAGTTACGCGGTCGCCGCGACGCAGGCCGGTCGCATCACCGCGCACTTCGAGCGCCGGCTGTATCCGCTCGTCGCGATGAACGTCTCGCTGGGCGCCGGTCTCGCGGTCGTCTTCCTCGCCGACGCGCTCTGGCTGGCGGTCGCCGGCGTCGTGTTCATGGGATTGGGCTTCGGCGTCGTCCTCTCGATATACCGGACCGTCATCACGTCGCTCGCGCCGCCGACCCTCCGCGGCGGGCTGGTGAGTCTCAGCGAGGGGAGCGGCCGGGCGGCGGCGACGGTGACGCCGATCCTCATGGGCGCCGCCATCGCCGTCTTGAACCCGCAGTTCGGGTTCGTCTCCTCGGTCCGACTGGTCGGTATCGCGACGGCGGCGGTCGGGGCGGGCGTCGGCGTCGCCTGTCTGCTCCTCATGAGCGTCTCGCCGTCGATTCAGGTAGATGCCTAGCGGGGCGACCGCGGGTACTTTGTCGGTCGGCTCCGACTACCTTCGACAGAACACATGCCCACCGACACACCCGACATCGCGGTCCTCGACCACGACGCACACGGGATCCCCGCCGCTGAATACGCCGACATTCTCCGGCGGCGACTCCCGGATTACACCGTCAGCCTCGCCGATACACCCTCCGAACGGCGGCGACTGCTCGAAACGGCGACCGTCGTCGCTGGGAGTAGATTGGACGGAGACGACCTCAACGCCGCCGAGAACCTCCGCCTGTTCGCCTGTAACTCGGCCGGCGTCGAGCACCTGCCGCTCGACGCGCTCGCCGAACGGGGGGTCGCCGTGACGAACGCCTCGGGCGTCCACGGGCCGAACATCGCCGAGCACGTCCTCGGCTGGGTGCTGACGTTCGCTCGCCGACTGGACGAGGGCCGGCGTCGACAGGAACGGCGGGAGTGGCGGCGGTTCCAGTCGTTCGCCGAACTCGCCGGGAGCACCGTCACCGTCGTCGGTCTCGGGTCCATCGGCGAGGCCATCGTCCAGCGGTTCTCGGGGTTCGACGTGACGACGCTCGGCGTGCGCCACACCCCCTCGAAGGGCGGGCCGACCGACGAGGTGCTGGGCTACGGCGATCTCGACGACGCGCTGGCCCGAACGGACGTGCTCGTCCTCTCCTGTCCGCTGACCGAGACGACGGAACAGCTGATCGGCGAGACCGAACTCGGTACCCTGCCGACCGACGCCGTCCTCGTCAACGTCGCCCGCGGCGGCGTCGTCGATACGGAAGCGTTAGTCGGGGCGCTGCAGTCGAACAAGATCCACGGCGCGGCCCTGGACGTGACCGACCCGGAACCGCTCCCGACCGACCACGAGCTCTGGGGGTTCGAGAACGTCTTCCTCACGCCGCACGTCTCGGGACACACGCCGAAGTACTGGGAGCGCCGAGCGGACATCTTAGTGGAGAATATAGAGCGAGTCGCCGAATCGGGAGCGTACGAGAAACTCCGCAATCAGGTAGCCTGAGCGCGGCGGGCGGCGAGCGGCGACCGCAGGGCGGCGGGTATTAGAACCCGCTCGTCCCTTCGAGTCGGTGTTCCTCGACGACGTCCTCGTCCAGTTCGATTCCCAGTCCGGGCTCCTCGGGCACTTCGATGTAGCCGTCCTGGATCAGCGGCTCGTCGCGGGCGAGCATGTCGTCCCACCAGTCGACCTCCAGCGCGTGGTACTCCAGCAGGTCGAAGTTCGGCGTCGCCGCACCGAGATGGACGCAGGCCATCGTCCCGACCGGGCTACAGACGTTGTGCGGGGACATCGGCATGTAGTTCTCTTCGGCCCGGTCGGCGACCCGCATCGTCTCGGCGAGGCCGCCGACCGTCGTCGGGTCCGGCGTGATGACGTCGACGCCGTGGTCGTAGACCAGTTCCGAGAGCTCGAACACCCGGAAGCGGTTCTCGCCGGTGGCGACCGGCGTCCTGGTGTTCTTCGTCACCTCCTTCTGGGCGTCCATGTTCTCCGGCGGCACGAGGTCTTCGAGCCACATCAGTTTGTACTCCTCCAGTTCGTGGGCCAGTCGCTTCGCGCTCTCGACGGAGTAGTCCCAGTGGCAGTCGAAGGCGAGGTCGACGTCGTAGCCGATCTCGTCGCGCACCGCCTCGACGATCTCGCGTTTCTCCTCGATGGCCGCGTTCGTCAGACGACCGTTGTACGGGTCGGGGTCGTTGTCGGCCGGCAGGTCGAGGTCGAACTTCAGTGCGGTGAAGCCCATGTCGGTGACGCGGGCCGCCTCGGCGGCGTACGCCTCCGGCGAGTACGCCTCGGCCCCGGCGTAGGCCGTCGCGCCGTCCTCGACGGCGTAGGCCTCGCCGGCGTGGCAGTCGCAGTAGAGGCGCACCTCGTCGCGGTACTTCGAGCCGAGCAACTGGTAGACCGGGAGGCCGAGGATCTTCCCGGCGGCGTCCCACAGCGCCACCTCGATGCCCGAGGCGGCCGTGACGACCTTGCCGGTCGTCCCCCCGTGGCCGGACATCTCCTGGAAGATGTAGCGGCTGAGCCGCTCCACGTCGAGCGGGTTCTCCCCGAGCAGGAACCGCTTGGTGTACTCGACGAGTTCTGGGACGCCCCCGCCCCGGTAGGACTCGCCGATGCCGGTGACGCCGGCGTCGGTCTCGACCTTGATGAGGTTCCACTCGAAGTTGCCTTCGACCACGCAGGTCTTGATGTCGGTTATCTCTACGTCGCGGTCCGGGTCGCGGTTCGCTATCTGGTCTGAGTAATCTCTCATTGGGTTCTGAATTCGTCGAGCGCGTCGTCATCGAGCGGTACACCGTGGCCGGGCGTCTCCGGCAGGGGAATCATTCCGTCGTCGTCGGGGGCGAGCGGTTCGGCCACCACGTCGTCGAACACCTTCACGTCCATGTCGCGGTAGAAGTACTCGATCCAGAGGCCGTTCTCGATGGCCCCCAGGAGCGAGGCGTGGATGTTCCAGTTGTAATGGGGCGCGATGGGGATGTCGTAGGCGGCCGCGTAGTTGGCGATGCGGAGCCACTCCGTGACGCCGCCGCAGACGGTCACGTCCGGCTGGAGGACGGTCGCCGCGCCCGTGTCGTTGAGGCGGGCGAAGTTGTGTCGCGTCCCTTCGAGTTCGCCGGTCGCGACCGGGTAGTCGATGGCGTCGTTGACCTCGGCCATCGTCTCGACCCTGTCGATCATCACCGGTTCCTCCATGAAGTACGGGTCGTGCGGTTCGAAGGCGCGACAGGCCCGGATGGCCTCGGTCGCGGAGGACCAGACGCCGTTCGCGTCGAGCAAGAGCGTCCGGTCGGGGCCGATCTCCTCGCGGACGGCGGCGACGCGCGCTTCCTCCTCGCTGACCGAGCGGCGGCCGACCTTCATCTTGACGACGTCGTGACCTTCGTCGAGATACCGGCGCATCTCCTCGCGCAGGCCCTCGTGACCCTTGTCGTCGCGGTAGTAGCCGCCGCTGGCGTAGGACGGGACCGAGTCGGCGTAGCCGCCCAGCAGTTTGTACAGCGGCTCGTCGGCGGCCTTCGCCTTCAGGTCCCAGAGCGCGATGTCGACCGTCGAGATGGCCCGCAGAAAGAGCCCCGTCCGCCCGATCTGGACGTTGCCCTCGTACATCTCCTGCCAGAGCCGCTCGGTGTCTCGCGGGTCCTCCCCGAGCAGTATCGGTTCGAGGAGGGACTCGACGGCCTCCGAGATGAGGCCGGCCCCCTCGTAGCCCAGCGAGTACCCGACGCCCTCTCGGCCGTCGGCCGTCCGGACGTGCGTTATCGCGTGGTCGCGGAAGGTGAGCGTCCGGTTCGAAAAGGAGACCGGGGACTCCAGCGGGATCTCTATCGGATACGATTCTACATCTACGATTTCCATAGACACAGCGCCGCGACACACGGAGTAATAGCCCGCCGTCGCGGCAATACTTACCACCCGCACATTTGTACGTCTCGGTCGATACACGCCGGTATGGACGTACCCGACCGCAGTGACGTCGACCACCTCATCGACCCGCAGCCGCTCCCGTCGTTCGCGCGGGTCCGCTACGAACCGCCCGTCGAGACGGTCGCCGAGCCCGCCGACGCGGCTCGGGAGGAACTCGATGCCCTCGCGCTCGACGGTCTGTCCGAGGGGGCCACCGTCGCCGTCGGCGTCGGGAGCCGCGGCATCCACGCTATCGACGACGTCACGCGCGCCGTCGTCGGGGAACTCGCCGAGCGCGGCTTCGACCCGGTGGTCGTCCCGGCGATGGGAAGCCACGGCGGGGCGACCCCCGAGGGCCAGCGGGAGGTGCTGGAGGCGCTCGGCATCACCGAGTCGGAGCTGGACGCCGCGATAGACGCCCGGATGGACACCGAGCGCGTGGCGACCGTGACCGTGGGCGAGACGGAGATGCCAGTCCACCTCTCGGTCGCCGCGCTGGAGGCCGACGCCGTCCTCGTCGTCAACCGCGTCAAGGCACACACCAACTTCACCGGGCCGGTCGAGAGCGGGCTGACGAAGATGGCCGTCGTCGGCCTGGGCAAACAGCGCGGGGCGAAGTCCTTCCACTCGACGGCCATCGCCGAGGGGTACCTGGAGACGCTGAAGCCCGCGCTCTCGGCCATCGAGGACGCCGCCCCGCTGGTCGGCGGCATCGCCCTCGTGGAGAACTTCCACGAGGAGATCGCCCGCGTCGAGGCCGTCCCGGCCGGGTCGTTCATCGAGCGCGAACCCGCGCTGCTGGAGCGGGCCTACGAGGAGATGCCGACCCTCCCTATCGACGACGTGGACCTGCTGGTCGTCGACGAACTCGGCAAGGAGATCTCGGGGGCCGGGATGGACACGAACGTCATCGGCCGTTACCGCGTCCTCAACGCGCCCGACCCCGAGACCCCCTCGATAGATATCATCTACGCCCGCGGCCTCACCGAGGCGACGAAGGGCAACGGCATCGGCATCGGGCTGGCCGACCTCACCCGCAAAGCGGCGCTCGACCAACTGGACCTCCGGAAGACCTACGCGAACACGTTCACGAGCGGCTCGCTCGCGAAGGGGCAACTCCCCGTCGTCGCGCCGGACGACGAGTTCGCCCTGCGGGCGGCGCTGTCGGCCCTCGGCGGCTACGACCCGGAGACGGTCCGCGTCCTCTGGATACAGAACACGCAGGACCTTGGCGAGTTACACGTCTCCGAGGCGGTACTTCCCGACCTGCCCGACGCCGCGGAGGTCGTTGAGGACGCGACGCTCTCCTTCACCGACGGGACCGCCGCGTTCACCGAAGAGTGACCCCGTCGCCGAGGTTGCCTCTACGGAAACATTTTCAGGCTCGACCCTGATTGGGTCTCACATGGACCTGCAACTAGACGGGAACGCAGCGCTCGTGACAGCGTCGTCAAGCGGACTCGGCAAGGCGTCGGCGAAGGCGCTCGCCCGCGAGGGCGTGAACGTGGTCATCAACGGCCGCGACGAGGATCGACTGGCCGAGGCGAAGGAGGAAGTCGAAGAGGTCGCGACCGGCGAGGTGCTCGCCCAGTCCGGCGACCTCACCGACCCGGACGAGACGGTCGCGCTCGTCGAGGCGACCGTCGAGGAGTTCGGCGGCCTCGACCACCTCGTGACGAGCGCTGGCGGTCCGCCGTCGGGCGCGTTCATGGACACCGACGACGAGGACTGGGAGCACGCCTACCAACTGCTCGTGATGAGCGTCGTCCGACTGGCGCGCGAGGCCGCCCCGCACCTCCAGGAGAGCGACCACGGGACCATCGTCAACATCACCTCCCGGAGCGTGAAGGAGGCGCTTGACAGCCTCGTGCTGTCGAACTCCGTCCGGATGAGCGTCATCGGCCTGGAGAAGACGCTCTCGAAGGAGCTGGCACCCGAGGTGCGGGCCAACGCCGTCCTCCCCGGCCCCCACGAGACCTCGCGGATTCAGGACCTCGTGAACGACGCCGTCGACCGCGGCGAGTACGACTCCTACGAGGAGGGCCTGCAGGGCTGGGCCGGCAACCCCTTAGAGCGCATCGGTGACCCGATGGAACTGGGCAACACCGTCGCGTTCCTCTCCTCTCCGATGTCCGGATTCATCAACGGCACCGCGCTGCCTATCGACGGCGGGTCGACGGGGGCGAACCTATGAAACCCGTCCCGTTCGACGAGGCAGAGACCTACGAGCCCGAGGACGGGTGGCGGCGCGTCTCGATGGCCGGCAGCGACCAGTTCTCCTTCGAGTGGTTCGAGAAGCCGCCGGGCCACAGTTCGCCGATGCACGACCACGAGAACGAGCAGGTCTGCCTCTGCCTGGAGGGCGAACTCACCGTCGCCACCGAGGACGACGAGGTCACTCTGCAGCCGAACGACTCGGTCCTGCTCGAATCGAACGAGGCCCACCGCGTCGAGAACACGGGCGACGAACTGGCGGTCGGACTGGACGTCTTCGCGCCGGGGCGCTCGTTCGACTTCTGGACGAACCGAGAGGAATGAACTACCTCGCACGCACCGCGAGCGGGCGGCCGCTGCTCGGGGACGACGAGGGATTCGTCCCGCTGAGCGCGGTCGAGTCAGACCTCGATAGCGTCCGCGAGGCGCTCCCGCGGGCCGCCGCGGGGACGCTCGGCGACGTCGCGGACGCACACGCGGAGCGGATGCCAGCCGCCGACTTCACGTTCGGGCCGCCGCTCGAAGCGTTCGGGAAGCTCTGGGGCATCGGGCTGAACTACGCCGAGCACGCCGGCGATCTAGACGAGCAGCGCCCGGACGAGCCGGCGAGCTTCATGAAGCCCTCGACGGTGCTGACCGGGCCGGGCGGGCCGATCCGCCTGCCACCGAAGTCCCAGAGCGAGCGCGTGACCGCCGAAGCCGAACTGGCCGTTGTGATGGGGAAGACCTGTCGCGGCGTCTCGGAGGCCGAGTTCGACGACGTCGTCGCCGGCTACCTCCCGGTGATCGACATGACCGCCGAGGACGTGCTCCAGCGCAATCCGCGATTCCTCACGCGTGCGAAGAGCTACGACTCCTTCCTCGTCGTCGGCCCGGCCATCGCCGTCCCCGAGGAGCCGCTGGACCTGACCGACGTGACCGTCCAGACGGTCGTCAACGACACCGTCGAGTCCGAGAACCAGATTCGGAACATGCTGTTCCCCCCGGAGGAGATCGTCTCGTTCCACTCGGACGTGATGACGCTCGAACCGGGCGACCTGTTCAGTACGGGGACCCCCGGCGCGGCACCCATCGAACCCGGCGACGACGTGCGCGCGACCGTCGAAGGCATCGGGAGCGTCGATGCGCCCGTGACGCGATAATTCGGTCCCGCCGACGCACTCGACCGTCGCGTGGCACCTCGAATCCCCGTAGCACCGTTCTCCGGTGCTTTCGCCGTATTTCGACCTTTTTCGACGACAGGAACTCCCGAGACCGGCGGAATATTGCCAACGAATATTCATGCACCAAATGGATAGATTGTTAAGGATGCCGGTAGTGCCCACTAATGACGATGTCAGACGAGAATATGCAGCGACGCAAATTCCTGTACGGAGCGGCAACCGCTGGCGTCATCGGCCTGGCCGGCTGCGGCGGCGACGGCGGTGACGGCGGCGACGGCGGATCGGGCGGCGACGGTGGCAGCGGCGGCGACGGCGGGTCGACCGGCACTGGCACCAGCGACGGTGGCGACGGCGGCGACGGCGGCAGCGGCAACCTCTCGCTGCGCGTCGGGACCTCCGCCGGCGGGACCCGCGACGTGGGCCTGGCCGTCGAACGCGCGGTCAGCCAGACGAGCGACTCGCTGGACTACTCGACCATCGAGAGCCCCGGATACATCGGGACCATCTACCGGATGGCCCAGGGCCAGTTCAACGCTGGCATCACCGACAACAACTCCCTGCTCAAGGCACAGGAGGAGCGCGGCCGGTTCTCCGAGCAGGCCGTCGAGCGCATCCCGCACTACGGGTTCTACGCGTTCCCGTACAGCATCTACGTCATCGCCCGCGACGGCACGGGCATCGAGACGTTCTCCGACCTCGCGGGCGCGAACGTCTACCCCGCCGAGCCGGGCTACTCGACGCGAGCGACGACGCTCGACGTCTGGTCGCAGGACCCGACGGCCGACGTCTACGACCAGATGAACATCCAGAACATGGGCGTCGACTCCGCCCCCGGCGCGATGGAAGAGGGCAACATCGACGCCTGTATCGCCTACGGGACCCCCGGCGTCCGCTACACCGGCTGGGTGACCGAGATCGCGTCCCGCCTCGACGTCCACTACGTCGAGCCGACCGACGCGCTCAAGGAGTCCGCCGAGTCCTACGGCGGGGCCGGTGCCAGCACGACGCCGTACAGCGACTGGCAGCTGGGCAACCTGGAGTTCGACACGGACGAGCTGTTCCACTGGGACCTCGAGGTCAACTACACGTTCAACCCGGACGCCAACAACGAGGCCGTCTACGAGCTCTGCCGCGTCGTCTACGAGAACAACGACGTGGTCAACGAGGGCGAGGCGCAGTTCAACGACTTCGCCAACGTCGAGGAGATGTACGGGTCCGCCCGCGAGAGCATCCCCGTCCACCCCGGCGCGGCCCAGTACTACAAGGACAACGACGCGTGGGACGACAGCCTCACGGTCGGTGAGTGAGCGATGCCGAGCGCGGTCTCCCCCGGTAACGGGCGCTGAGTGATACACGGATTCAATCAACAATGAGCACACAAACGGAACACACTGACCACTCTTCGGGGTTAGTCCGAGGGTTGGACCTGACGGTGACGGCGGCCGCGCTCGTCTTCTGGGGCATCGTCATCTGGTGGTCCACGACTCAGACGTGGTCGACGGTGCGATACGCGACGGTGTTCGTCGGCGGTATCATGACGGTGTACGCCCTCAACGAGACCCGCGAATCCTTAGCGGAGGGCAACTGGATCGATAGCGCGGTGTTGCTACCGTCGTCGATCGTCCTCATCACCGCCTCCGCGTACTTCGCGGCGAACTTCGAGCAGGTGTACCTCCTCCGACAGGGGTTCGCGCTCGAACACGAGTACATGCTGGCCCGGCTCATCATCATCTCCCTGCTGTACCTCACCTGGCGGGAGTTCGGGAACCTGTTCCTCGGGCTGGTCATCGGCGTGATGATCTACGCCCTCTTCGGGGACGCCGTCCCGGGCGTCCTCGGCCACGCCGGGATGAGCGAACTGACCCTGCTGCAGGCGACGGTGACGGACCTGTACGGGTTCTACGGCTCGCTGACCCAGCTGACGGCGTCGTGGATCGCGCCGTTCCTGCTGTACGCGGGCCTGCTGTTCGCCTACGGCGCGTTCGACCTCATCCTCCGCATCGCCATCGTGGCGGCGCGGTACGTCAAGTCGGGCGTCGCACAGACCGCCGTGCTGTCCTCGGCCGTCATCGGCTCCATCAACGGCTCTTACACGGCCAACGCCGCGATGACTGGATCGTTCACCATCCCGACGATGAAGGAGAGCGGGATGGCCGGGCACCGCGCGGCCGGCATCGAGGCCGTCGCCTCCACTTCCGGACAGGTGCTCCCGCCGGTCATGGGCGCGTCGGCGTTCGTGATGGCGTCGTACCTCGGCGTCCCGTACCTCAACATCGTCGTCGCGGGTCTCATGCCGGCGGCGATCCTCGTGGCGTCCATCGGCATCGCGGTCCACTACACCGCGATCAGCGACTCCAGCAGTCAGGAGATGGAGTTCTCGGAGTTCTTCGACGACCCGCTGTCGAACCAGGAGAAACTGTTCGAGGCGGTCCGGTTCGGTATTCCGTTCGGCCTGCTCATCTACCTCCTCGGGTTCGCGCAGTACACCGTGATGACCTCCGCGCTGTACACGGTCATCGCCATGGTGATCACCGGGATCACGATCCCCGTGCTCCAGAGCTTCGCGACCAGTTCCGAGGAGGGTCCCGGTAGCACGCTCGTCTCGCAGCTCCGGAAGACCGTCTTCGGCTTCCGCCGCGGAGCAATCATCCTCGCGCCCATCGCCATCATCCTCGTGGTCATCAGCGGCGTCGTCAACATCTTCGGGACGACCGGCGTCCCGGCGAAGATCGCGCTACTGATGATCAACATCTCGGGCGGCGTCCTGCTGTTCGCCGTCCTG encodes the following:
- a CDS encoding TRAP transporter permease; the encoded protein is MSTQTEHTDHSSGLVRGLDLTVTAAALVFWGIVIWWSTTQTWSTVRYATVFVGGIMTVYALNETRESLAEGNWIDSAVLLPSSIVLITASAYFAANFEQVYLLRQGFALEHEYMLARLIIISLLYLTWREFGNLFLGLVIGVMIYALFGDAVPGVLGHAGMSELTLLQATVTDLYGFYGSLTQLTASWIAPFLLYAGLLFAYGAFDLILRIAIVAARYVKSGVAQTAVLSSAVIGSINGSYTANAAMTGSFTIPTMKESGMAGHRAAGIEAVASTSGQVLPPVMGASAFVMASYLGVPYLNIVVAGLMPAAILVASIGIAVHYTAISDSSSQEMEFSEFFDDPLSNQEKLFEAVRFGIPFGLLIYLLGFAQYTVMTSALYTVIAMVITGITIPVLQSFATSSEEGPGSTLVSQLRKTVFGFRRGAIILAPIAIILVVISGVVNIFGTTGVPAKIALLMINISGGVLLFAVLLGMGVAILMGVGMPTVAAYVIVAILIVPTFVSDFGVAEITAHYTVFYAAILAGITPPVATAAVVAAGIAEANFWKTCGAAIKIAAPLFVLPIAFVYNPGLVAMNVGLTTLIVGTLVMLGAITIIYGLNYPFQMSLGKRSLLRAGLAVLGVLIMTYPGRLLKIAGILVFAGVFFGEKVMTRGLELPFNRGASQ